From a single Stomoxys calcitrans chromosome 4, idStoCalc2.1, whole genome shotgun sequence genomic region:
- the LOC106094390 gene encoding protein vreteno gives MSGENLCDEFEKWNPMESHFKSVEFNQYSTGPGANLDLSLQSCQQGANGNGAANKPNVQVPYLLFKHMPPKMTKSALYNICRMHGRVINVRDSQKCDYFFADFATVADMEATFRALENNNYGFQVLVGRHNKKQATIELDVKDNKIMTVPPRTIGIDYENRTYRVSSRLQPRPKVAENRLVERENINGIPSDAINNDAHQLERADCYQPIKHDKFKYHTGRSYLDMNEHTKNFVAKKHGESTGHYNASSAKYVNKLGGIEKPNKFGICIKCESECDSICSRCSTYYCSVDCQKSDWQQHRYKCGKPEHLQKSPPKALPNSPQSNKTETKSSHKTSPSQHDEQYPPQIPRSGNVVTITAISKTNIVFIRPKTYEDDMSYFKTIDGIQALGNRLNRLTAKPKCGNVVIAKFGEQYNRALVLNADSEDKIFVNYMDYGNLVNLKLEDLYEIPEEYAQKPRHAMPVILKDVPDCYMTDEIRKFMYSYLNGINVYIKYKPEDFLSDKQVYQVELLDETTQQNLNKMIIKLSYPTEPRNTTEICYKEYLEQKSLPSGDNIELIVMDNSLMSTGCISCTTKPFAFEIQKFQKELQRYAESLPNKGYAPRVDELCIAKYKEDGLWYRGRCLEIVGDGYPTILFIDYGNISIVHLDDIRRYPTQFTFPIYTADCEINDLPESCGAEIVSKLEELIPNGSTIKCAHIREYKDDHFYSISLPNIVKNLADAGLL, from the exons ATGAGCGGCGAGAATCTGTGCGATGAATTTGAAAAATGGAACCCTATGGAGTCACATTTTAAAAGTGTTGAGTTTAATCAATACAGTACAGGACCTGGTGCCAATCTAGACTTGTCCTTGCAGTCTTGTCAGCAGGGTGCGAATGGCAATGGTGCAGCAAACAAGCCTAATGTGCAGGTTCCATATTTGTTGTTTAAACATATGCCGCCTAAGATGACCAAATCAGCTTTATACAATATTTGTCGGATGCATGGAAGAGTCATCAATGTTAGGGACAGTCAAAAATGTGATTACTTTTTTGCTGACTTTGCAACTGTGGC AGATATGGAAGCCACTTTCAGGGCGCTGGAAAATAATAACTATGGCTTCCAGGTCCTTGTGGGTAGACATAATAAAAAACAGGCCACAATTGAACTTGATGTAAAAGATAATAAAATAATGACGGTACCTCCACGGACAATTGGCATTGATTATGAAAACCGCACATATAGGGTATCTAGTAGACTGCAACCGAGACCTAAAGTTGCAGAAAATCGCCTGGTTGAGAGGGAAAACATTAATGGCATTCCTTCGGATGCTATCAACAATGACGCCCATCAGTTAGAACGTGCAGATTGCTACCAACCTATTAAGCACGACAAATTCAAATACCATACAGGACGTTCATATCTTGA TATGAACGAGCACACAAAAAATTTCGTTGCGAAAAAGCACGGCGAATCCACTGGTCATTATAATGCCTCCAGCGCCAAATATGTCAACAAGTTGGGAGGCATTGAAAAGCCGAATAAGTTTGGGATTTGTATAAAATGTGAAAGTGAATGTGACAGCATTTGCAGCCGTTGCTCGACCTACTATTGCAGCGTTGATTGTCAAAAGAGTGATTGGCAGCAACATCGTTATAAAtgcggcaaaccaga acatttacaaaaatccccaccAAAGGCATTGCCAAATTCCCCGCAATCAAACAAAACTGAAACAAAATCTTCGCACAAAACATCACCATCTCAACACGATGAGCAGTATCCCCCACAAATTCCCAGAAGTGGTAACGTTGTTACAATAACAGCAATTAGCAAAACTAACATTGTTTTCATTCGTCCCAAAACGTATGAAGACGATATGAgctattttaaaacaattgaTGGCATACAAGCCTTGGGAAATAGACTGAATCGTCTCACGGCGAAACCAAAATGTGGCAATGTGGTCATAGCCAAGTTCGGAGAGCAATATAACCGTGCTTTGGTACTCAATGCGGACAGcgaagataaaatttttgttaactaCATGGATTATGGAAACTTAGTTAATCTTAAATTGGAAGACTTGTATGAAATTCCTGAAGAATATGCTCAAAAGCCAAGACACGCAATGCCAGTCATTCTTAAAGATGTGCCTGACTGCTATATGACAGATGAAATACGAAAATTCATGTATTCTTACCTAAATGGCATAAATGTTTATATTAAATATAAACCGGAGGACTTCCTTAGCGACAAGCAAGTTTACCAAGTGGAGCTGCTTGATGAGACTAcacaacaaaatttaaacaaaatgatAATTAAACTTTCTTACCCTACAGAGCCACGCAATACAACGGAAATATGTTACAAAGAG TATCTCGAACAGAAATCTTTGCCCAGCGGCGATAATATAGAATTGATTGTAATGGACAACTCTCTAATGAGCACTGGATGCATATCTTGTACCACGAAACCATTCgctttcgaaattcaaaaattccagAAAGAACTACAAAGATACGCAGAAAGTTTGCCGAATAAGGGATATGCGCCAag AGTTGATGAGCTTTGCATTGCCAAGTACAAAGAAGATGGGCTGTGGTATCGAGGGCGTTGTTTGGAAATTGTGGGAGATGGTTATCCAACTATTCTGTTTATAGATTACGGCAATATTTCTATTGTACACCTTGACGACATAAGGCGTTATCCTACGCAATTTACCTTCCCAATTTACACAGCTGATTGCGAAATTAATG aCTTGCCGGAATCATGTGGTGCAGAAATCGTCTCAAAACTGGAAGAGTTGATCCCAAACGGCAGTACTATTAAATGTGCGCACATAAGAGAATACAAAGATGATCATTTCTATTCAATTTCTTTGCCCAATATTGTAAAAAATCTTGCCGATGCTGGTCTACTTTAG
- the LOC106094391 gene encoding cyclin-dependent kinase 10 isoform X1, translating to MSKGDTDPVAPVTRKGFLISIKTGEPTEIRERDVHGRCRAVTEFEKLNRIGEGTYGIVYRARDTRTNEIVALKKVRMDQEKDGLPVSGLREITILKKCKHENIVNLRDVVVGKSLESIFLVMEYCEQDLASLLDNMAQPFSESEVKCIVLQVLQGLKYMHSRYIIHRDLKVSNLLMTDKGCVKIADFGLARLFGLPSGPMTPQVVTLWYRSPELLLGSPTQTTAVDMWAVGCILGELLSHKPLLPGNTEIAQLELIIDLLGTPSEAIWPDYPKMPAIQNFTLKKQPYNNLKPKFQYLSAAGLRLLNFLFMYDPKKRATPEECLHSTYFKEPPLPCDPKLMPTFPQHRNMQHNSTKSAPSGAHHSGPVPELPAISDLLGSLLKKRRVD from the exons ATGAGCAAAG GCGATACTGATCCAGTTGCGCCGGTAACTCGTAAAGGATTTTTGATATCCATTAAAACTGGCGAACCAACAGAAATTAGAGAGCGTGATGTG catggCCGGTGTCGGGCTGTTACTGAGTTTGAGAAACTTAATCGGATTGGTGAGGGTACATATGGAATTGTGT ATCGTGCAAGAGATACCCGCACTAATGAGATAGTGGCTTTGAAAAAAGTTCGAATGGATCAAGAAAAGGATGGACTACCCGTCAGTGGATTGCGAGaaataacaattttgaaaaaatgcaaacatgAAAATATAGTCAACTTACGAGATGTTGTCGTTGGAAAAAGTTTAGAAAG CATATTTTTGGTGATGGAATATTGCGAACAAGACTTAGCATCGTTATTAGATAACATGGCACAACCATTCTCTGAATCTGAAGTCAAGTGTATTGTCCTACAAGTTCTACAGGGACTGAAATACATGCACTCTCGTTATATTATACATAGAGATTTAAAAGTTTCAAATTTATTGATGACCGACAAAGGATGTGTAAAAATTG CCGATTTTGGATTAGCACGCCTTTTTGGATTACCCTCGGGACCTATGACACCGCAAGTAGTTACATTGTGGTATCGATCGCCTGAGTTACTGCTGGGATCACCCACTCAAACAACTGCTGTCGATATGTGGGCCGTCGGTTGCATTTTAGGTGAACTTCTATCACACAAACCATTGTTACCAGGAAATACCGAAATTGCTCAATTGGAACTTATAATTGACTTATTGGGTACTCCATCTGAAGCTATATGGCCAGATTATCCCAAAATGCCGGCTATCCAAAATTTTACGCTTAAGAAACAGCCGTACAACAACTTAAAACCTAAATTTCAGTATTTATCGGCTGCTGGATTAAGGCTATTAAATTTCCTATTTATGTATGACCCTAAGAAGAGAGCGACGCCTGAGGAGTGTCTTCACAGCACATATTTCAAAGAACCACCATTAC CTTGTGACCCCAAATTAATGCCTACATTCCCtcaacatcgaaatatgcaaCACAATTCTACGAAATCTGCACCAAGTGGAGCCCATCACAGTGGACCTGTACCGGAATTGCCTGCTATTTCTGACTTATTGGGAAGCCTACTTAAAAAAAGAAGAGTAGACTAA
- the LOC106094391 gene encoding cyclin-dependent kinase 10 isoform X2 has product MCMAGVGLLLSLRNLIGLVRVHMELYRARDTRTNEIVALKKVRMDQEKDGLPVSGLREITILKKCKHENIVNLRDVVVGKSLESIFLVMEYCEQDLASLLDNMAQPFSESEVKCIVLQVLQGLKYMHSRYIIHRDLKVSNLLMTDKGCVKIADFGLARLFGLPSGPMTPQVVTLWYRSPELLLGSPTQTTAVDMWAVGCILGELLSHKPLLPGNTEIAQLELIIDLLGTPSEAIWPDYPKMPAIQNFTLKKQPYNNLKPKFQYLSAAGLRLLNFLFMYDPKKRATPEECLHSTYFKEPPLPCDPKLMPTFPQHRNMQHNSTKSAPSGAHHSGPVPELPAISDLLGSLLKKRRVD; this is encoded by the exons ATGTG catggCCGGTGTCGGGCTGTTACTGAGTTTGAGAAACTTAATCGGATTGGTGAGGGTACATATGGAATTGT ATCGTGCAAGAGATACCCGCACTAATGAGATAGTGGCTTTGAAAAAAGTTCGAATGGATCAAGAAAAGGATGGACTACCCGTCAGTGGATTGCGAGaaataacaattttgaaaaaatgcaaacatgAAAATATAGTCAACTTACGAGATGTTGTCGTTGGAAAAAGTTTAGAAAG CATATTTTTGGTGATGGAATATTGCGAACAAGACTTAGCATCGTTATTAGATAACATGGCACAACCATTCTCTGAATCTGAAGTCAAGTGTATTGTCCTACAAGTTCTACAGGGACTGAAATACATGCACTCTCGTTATATTATACATAGAGATTTAAAAGTTTCAAATTTATTGATGACCGACAAAGGATGTGTAAAAATTG CCGATTTTGGATTAGCACGCCTTTTTGGATTACCCTCGGGACCTATGACACCGCAAGTAGTTACATTGTGGTATCGATCGCCTGAGTTACTGCTGGGATCACCCACTCAAACAACTGCTGTCGATATGTGGGCCGTCGGTTGCATTTTAGGTGAACTTCTATCACACAAACCATTGTTACCAGGAAATACCGAAATTGCTCAATTGGAACTTATAATTGACTTATTGGGTACTCCATCTGAAGCTATATGGCCAGATTATCCCAAAATGCCGGCTATCCAAAATTTTACGCTTAAGAAACAGCCGTACAACAACTTAAAACCTAAATTTCAGTATTTATCGGCTGCTGGATTAAGGCTATTAAATTTCCTATTTATGTATGACCCTAAGAAGAGAGCGACGCCTGAGGAGTGTCTTCACAGCACATATTTCAAAGAACCACCATTAC CTTGTGACCCCAAATTAATGCCTACATTCCCtcaacatcgaaatatgcaaCACAATTCTACGAAATCTGCACCAAGTGGAGCCCATCACAGTGGACCTGTACCGGAATTGCCTGCTATTTCTGACTTATTGGGAAGCCTACTTAAAAAAAGAAGAGTAGACTAA